AGTAAGAATTGGCTACGGTCCCATATAATTGGAGTATGAAATATGTATGAGTATATATACGATTACGAAGAGTGTAGAAAGAAATTTTATACCTTTGAAAATGTTCTTAAGAAATATTATTCTACAGTTGAAAATGAATCTTATTTAGTTATGGAAGAAAGTTATATTGACAGTTTTTTATGTGAAAACCCAGGCAATAAAAAGTTATTTCTTATTACAACCGGTGAGCATGGAATAGAAGGCTTTGCAGGAAATATTTTTTTGCAAATATTTATTAATGAGTTTTTGCCCCGGATAAAAAATCAAGAAATTTCTTTATTACTTATCCATGCATTGAACCCCTGGGGAATGAAAAATAAAAGAAGAGTAAACGAGAACAACGTTGATTTAAATAGAAATTTTCTCTATGAAAACGATTATCATAGTAAGGATTTAAGAAACGAACCATACGAAAAAATGAGAAAATATTTTACCAAAAATAGAGCCGTAAAAATTTTTGACACAAATTTAATATTTAGTTTACTTCAATTGCTTCCCTATATATTGCAATTAGGCCCAAGAGGTGTAGAAGAGGCCCTAACTAAGGGACAGTATATTGATGATAAATCTATTTACTACGGAGGAAATAGAGAAGAAAAATCCACTGAGTATATGAAAAGAGTTTTTAAAACAGTATTTAAAAAATACGAATTTATTTTACACTTAGACATTCACACTGGAGCAGGTCAAAAAGATAGGTTATTAATTGTTAATTCTGCCTTTGATAAAGAAGATGTTAATGTAAGATCAAAGCAGTTTAATTATTCTCCCATTACACAGGCAAAAAAAGAAACTTTTTACAGCATAAACGGGGATATGATAGATTACATATACAAAAAATATCGAAATAACTCAAATTTCTACTCTACCTGTTTAGAATATGGGACTTACGGAAAAGGATTGATTGGGCAAATTCTTAGTATAAAAGCGTTAGTTTTAGAAAATCAAGCTTGGTGGTATGGGACAGAAAATTCTAAGGTAAAGGCAGGAGTTGATAAATTATTTAGAGAGATGTTTTTCCCAAAACGTAGTGAATGGCGAAAAGCTTTTGAAAAGGATACTAATAAGGCATTGAATGGGATATTAAAATATTTTGAGTTTTTAAAATAGAAAATAAAAGGAGGTTATAATCTATGGATATTTAACTTGCATCTTTAAATAATCAATATATCTCTTTTAACTAATTGCCTTTTTGAACATGAAATAAACAATGGCTTTTTGTAGGTGATTATAAATAGAATTATTAAAATAAATTCAATGAGGAAAAAACCCAGTTTGTGCCTGAAACAATATCATTTTTTGGTTTATCCTGCTAAGTAATATTACTTGTAATATTTTTTGATTAATAAACCAAGCCTTAGATACTCTTTGTATGGCAAAAAGAGTTTTTTGAAATATCCTCAAATAATAGTAAAATAACGTAAAAAGGAAAAGAGGTCAAAATGATAAATAGTGATTCACATTTTTTTACAAACAAAGAAGGAGTAACATTATTAGACAGACTCAAGAAAATTTTGTCTAATGATACTGAATATTTCAATGTAATCGTAGGTTATTTTTACTCTACAGGATTTTACAGACTCTGGAAATCGCTTGAGAATGTTAAAAAAATAAGAATCCTCGTTGGAATGGGGTTAGATGAAGAAACATTTAATGCTTTATCACCATATAGAAGAACTACCCTTGAAGTCAGAAGCTATTTTATGAATAAAGTAAAGAGTGAATTAGCGGAGTCAGAAGAGAAGAGGGAAATAGAGGAGGGAGTAATCAAGTTTATTGAATACATCAAAAGTGGA
This Caldisericaceae bacterium DNA region includes the following protein-coding sequences:
- a CDS encoding DUF2817 domain-containing protein; amino-acid sequence: MYEYIYDYEECRKKFYTFENVLKKYYSTVENESYLVMEESYIDSFLCENPGNKKLFLITTGEHGIEGFAGNIFLQIFINEFLPRIKNQEISLLLIHALNPWGMKNKRRVNENNVDLNRNFLYENDYHSKDLRNEPYEKMRKYFTKNRAVKIFDTNLIFSLLQLLPYILQLGPRGVEEALTKGQYIDDKSIYYGGNREEKSTEYMKRVFKTVFKKYEFILHLDIHTGAGQKDRLLIVNSAFDKEDVNVRSKQFNYSPITQAKKETFYSINGDMIDYIYKKYRNNSNFYSTCLEYGTYGKGLIGQILSIKALVLENQAWWYGTENSKVKAGVDKLFREMFFPKRSEWRKAFEKDTNKALNGILKYFEFLK